One genomic segment of Bombyx mori chromosome W, ASM3026992v2 includes these proteins:
- the LOC134201632 gene encoding uncharacterized protein LOC134201632 produces the protein MSEKANETVESNKMEANMSRQNMEDERIQSRRNEDEESIDEQHNKSGEVEEEDLMETEYNIRQNEENEEDWTVVKRSKAKRWKPNSVDVCISSKNQLPKQFALAKLFHRLNIGGITRVKYINAFKVLLAFEDIAFSEKFAACPEIQEQGWRIQNSWEVNISYGIVKNMEIGISEDDLMENIRTSNNCEIVAIKRLNKRNPASPGWIDSETIRLSFKGNSLPEYVYLFNTRVKVEAYIFPVTQCSNCWRFGHSAKYCPSTKIFCPKCGKHHPNCETNSFKCINCKGNHMALAKTCPIYLKERRIREIMSEFNCTYRKASLMYVPPFSPAVHRETSENITYTMQNTTFPTDPRNKNSYASVVSKITQDGNNTLFSNEHLKSSKKNKRKSKKRKQRFSSDQSIHDWDASSQASETSSNTSGPIKEGNQDAGQGGSCHPHIPSTSTTQDPKPQTTLHDTSKYFRRDRTRKIHSGSDISIMEVLYKLKEINNLKANGKEVILQWIPSHIGLCGNERVDKLAKEASSDGVPLNIVPNYTDCVNLVREECYRLWKVYFDERSLEKGVCDENNRRRQKRVLLPGARRMLKPYSERICRAPGDKLYGSEMEQLGVSSSPMLRSSVTHAT, from the exons ATGAGTGAAAAAGCAAACGAGACTGTTGAGAGCAACAAGATGGAAGCTAATATGAGTAGACAAAATATGGAAGATGAACGAATACAATCAAGAAGGAATGAAGACGAAGAAAGTATTGATGAACAGCACAATAAATCTGGAGAAGTAGAAGAAGAAGACTTGATGGAGACTGAGTACAATATTAGACAAAATGAAGAGAATGAAGAAGACTGGACAGTAGTAAAGAGGTCCAAGGCAAAACGCTGGAAACCGAACTCCGTTGATGTTTGCATCTCGAGCAAAAATCAGCTACCAAAACAATTCGCATTGGCCAAACTATTTCATCGACTTAATATTGGTGGTATAACTCGTGTGAAATATATTAATGCTTTTAAAGTCCTTCTAGCATTTGAGGACATAGCTTTTTCCGAAAAATTCGCGGCATGTCCTGAAATTCAAGAACAAGGCTGGAGGATTCAAAATTCATGGGAAGTAAATATCTCTTATGGAATTGTCAAAAACATGGAAATAGGCATATCTGAGGATGACCTTATGGAAAACATTAGGACCAGCAATAATTGTGAAATAGTAGCGATCAAACGATTGAATAAACGGAACCCGGCTTCGCCAGGATGGATAGACAGTGAAACCATTCGCCTCAGCTTCAAGGGTAACTCACTTCcggaatatgtatatttattcaaTACAAGGGTAAAAGTCGAAGCATATATTTTCCCCGTAACACAATGCTCAAATTGCTGGCGTTTTGGTCATAGTGCCAAATATTGTCCTTCTACAAAAATATTCTGCCCTAAATGTGGGAAACATCACCCTAATTGCGAGACCAATTCCTtcaaatgtataaattgtaaaGGTAACCATATGGCCCTAGCTAAGACCTGCCCAATATATTTGAAGGAAAGAAGAATAAGAGAAATCATGTCGGAATTTAACTGTACGTACCGCAAGGCTTCATTGATGTACGTACCACCTTTTTCACCAGCTGTTCACAGAGAAACGAGCGAGAATATCACTTATACAATGCAGAACACTACCTTTCCTACTGACCCACGTAATAAGAATTCATATGCATCCGTCGTGTCTAAGATAACCCAAGATGGAAATAATACACTTTTTTCTAACGAACATTTGAAgagttccaaaaaaaataaaagaaaatctaaaaaaaggAAGCAACGTTTTTCGTCGGATCAGTCCATTCATGATTGGGATGCGTCATCACAAGCGTCGGAGACCAGCTCTAATACTAGTGGACCTATCAAGGAGGGAAATCAAGACGCGGGGCAGGGGGGGTCCTGTCACCCGCATATACCTTCTACTTCAACGACGCAAGATCCTAAACCACAAACGACACTACACGATACATCTAAATATTTTCGACGTGACCGTACTAGGAAGATTCACTCGGGGTCTGATATTTCAATTATGGAGGTTCTGTACAAACTTAAAGAG ataaataacttaaaagcgAACGGTAAAGAAGTGATATTGCAATGGATACCTTCTCACATCGGTTTGTGTGGTAACGAAAGGGTGGATAAGTTAGCTAAGGAAGCTTCTAGCGATGGTGTACCATTGAACATAGTTCCTAATTATACCGATTGTGTCAACTTAGTAAGAGAGGAATGTTATCGTCTATGGAAGGTATATTTCGATGAAAGGTCTTTGGAAAAAGGCGTGTG CGATGAGAACAATAGAAGAAGACAGAAAAGGGTGTTGCTGCCGGGAGCCAGGAGAATGCTCAAGCCTTATAGTGAGAGGATATGCAGGGCGCCGGGAGATAAATTGTACGGGTCCGAGATGGAGCAGCTAGGAGTCAGCTCGAGTCCAATGCTGAGGAGTTCAGTCACCCATGCTACGTAA